TAGTTTGGTGTAAaggataaatataaatatttttgggatAAAAAATAGTTTAGAGATAAAATTTTGGTATCTTACTTGGTTGACAAGTTTGTGATAACTTATCCCACTATTTATATCATAGTGATGTGATAAGTTATCACATACATATGATAGGATAAGTTATCTCACCTTATTTCAGAATAATTAATCCTGGATTAACTTGTTCCCAATCAAACGATCCTTAAGATTTAGCataaaaatgatcatttttatatatattgaacGGAGAGTCTTTTGGAAACAATCACTCCATCTCTTATGATATGAGGGTAAGGTTTATGAACTCTATCGGTATCCTCTATAAGtttacattgggtatgttgttatttttgtatttCGATTACATGATATATATGAAGGACTAAAATGATCACTTTTTGTTACAtacattaaatattattttgattacGTGGTatacatgaaaaattaaaataatcacTTGTTTCATACATTAAGAACCATTtcaagtatatgatatatatgaagGATTAAAATAGTCCAACCTCCATATATTTAGGactattttgataattttgtgcAAAATACAGAAGAGATTTTCTAACCGTTCTAAGCAATTCACAAAACATTAAAAACCATAGTTTAAAAACACTTGACCTCCTTGTATATATActtttctcattttatcaaaAGTTATAATACACCACAAAACAGCTTAAATTGACATTCCATGAATAGTCTCAAGATTCAAGACTCACATAACGCACCGGCTaggaaaatacataaaaaaattccTCAACTAAGCACAAAATAACTTGTTAGAAAAAAAAGGGTATAATATGCAATGACTTGGCAATGGTAAAGTACCGATATTTAGCTTTTAACTCGACCTCAAAAACTAGTTCGAATTGTCCAAGAGACCACTCATCTCTAAATCGAGATCCAACGTGGAACTCTTGACAACAATATTTTTGCAAAGTAGAAACAAAATGAAAACTAGAAAGATACGAGTTACAcaagttgtttgtattttgagAGTGAAAGGTTCAcccaaacaaacaaacaaaaatctCCACTCGaaggaaataaaagaaaagaaatgttcACATATATTTTTCCTCTCTAGACATTCTCCTCCCATTCAAGGAAAAGttcaaatcaaaattaaatgaGCACAATTCTTACCAACAAAGAGCATTAACTAATAAATGAAATTGAACACATCTCTTCAAAAATACCAAAAGTGACCCCAGTGTTTGTTGAGTTGTCTTCGTCCACCAATACAACAACATACTTAAGTGTGATCCACAAATTATATCTGAGAGTAGATAAAATATACGAAGATTTTATACTTATTCGTGGCTAGGGAGGCCGTTTCCGATTCACCGAGCCAATAAAGTTGTGAAACAAATATCATAATgagaaactaaaaaaattgtgatCAAATACTCTACCAATTCAATTTAGGCTTAATAACCAAAAGTTACTATTATTGGAAAGAGAAGAACAGGTACAGTACTACAGTTAAGCAAACATGGCTTCCTAAATCCAGAAAAAACAGGGAATAGGCAGAGTAGCTCTGTACATTCATATCTCATTAAGAGGTAGGTAATTAACACTAATACTCATTGACCTTTACGAGATTGTAGTAGAAACTATTACTCCATAGACTGTTATTTCTTACGATCCAACAAAATGTAACAGTTTTCAGAATGCTTCGATACCGATTCGTTCATATTTTTCTGGTTCTGATTCGGCTAATCTCTGTTTTTCGAAGAAGGTTTGGTTCTTCTTTATGAACGCTTCAATTGTAAGCCGGAAATCTTCGTTGCTCAGTGTGTCAACTGCCTCCACTGGCACCGTTGATTGTTTATCGCCGGGACGGACAACTGTCCTGCACATTTCGGTTTCCGAACGCCGGAGCTCTCGCCGTGGATTCGCCGTAATCTGTCGCTTCAATTTCTCAGATTGAGTCCTTTTGAACTTCTGTATTTGCTTTGTTGCTGCGATTATTGCTGTGTCCATATCGTTGCATATCATCTCTGGAACCTTACACTCCGATGAAATGATCTGCTTATCTTCCATTGTTGAGACCGCTGTCTCCGGCAGCGAAGCAGAGGATAAATCCGTCACATCGCTGCCGCAGTAGGAAGTGATGATTGTAGATCGATGATCTTCGCTGTAAGGAATTTCATCGCCATGAATATCATCAGTAACAGAGTTGTTGCTTCCGGCGTCAGTTTGGCGGCAGAGTACGACTATTGCAACAACAATCGCATTGCCAATGAGGAAAACGACGTGAGGTTTGAACAGATAATCAACGACTTGAACCAAAATTTCGCCTGAGAATTTAACGGCCGCCGGAATACGAGTCCAGGACCAGGAAATCAAAACGACCGCCACAATCACTTCAAAAATTTGTAGTATCTTCATCATATTCTGAAGCCGATTGTACCTAGAAATTGCCTTGGCTTTCTCAAATTTCACACTATCAAACACTTCGTTATCCAttttttaaactcttttttaaaCCGCTTAGATCCACGAGAAATCGAACAGTCACAATTCTACGAAAACGGAAAATCCTCTAGGCTTCCAGCAAGCGGTTACCGTTGTTTTCTGAAGGAGGCGGAGGTTCAGAAAAAGGATAACGACTGTTTGTAAGGAAAGGAAAATCAGATTTTCGTGGAGAATTGGGAGGGAAAATGGAAAATAAGGAAAGGAACTTGAATAGAAAATGGAAGAAGATATGATACGTATGCAAAAATATGCATATGGAAGTAGATTCAGAATTCATGTACATAGAAACACACAGTGATACACCACCGGAAACACACACACTTCGTTGGAGAATATAATTGACGGCTTCTTCTTCAGAATATCTGAATTAAAGTTTGAATTGGTaatgatgaatgaggactcaatGAATGGATTAGATGTAGGGAAGCGCCTCATTATATAGGCGTAGCCCGTAGGGCCGAATttaaacttcttcttttttttcttcaaaaaaaatgattgttgaaattttgttaCGGCAATAATGAgtgaattatttaaattttgtaaaCAGAGATAAAGGTGGTAGGAATTGTAATTAGTTTTCTTTGTAGATTAATACGaaatttttttgattaattttgacATGGTCCCCAAAAAggttctatttttttttgtctaggtttctcctttcacttgtgttgttttttctttttatcttgagatttcatttgtTAAGGGGGACAACAAATTTTTTGTGTAATTTATAAGTCACAAATTTGAGTAATAAAAATaactaattataatttatattaaagtaatttgTCTTGTTTTCGGTACACTAAAACTTTTGGTGTGCGTGGGGTCCGCAGTCTTATCTTGCATTTTTGCCAGAGACTGTTTTTAAGGCTTGAACTCATTATCTCCTgctcacatggcagcaactttaccagttactccaagactCCCCTTCCATTATCATATTAGAAGACCAAAAATAATTGTGACCTTATTGCAGAACAAGCTCAATTAGAACAATTAGAGGGAGGGGAGGTAGGGGCGGCTCTACGCGTTAGGAAATAAGGTATATATCTTAAGCCCTTAATTTCGAATGCCTcaaatttttatcaaaaataaattatgtgttaatttttttttataattctcTTTAAATCTTTTCGaataaaagaaatcaagaaGACATTGATTTGTCATTTTACATTTTGTCTGCTAACACTAATAttgtcttcttcttttttaactCCTTTTGTACAAGTCTTGCTTCAAATCCTTGATTAGTTAGAGTAATACTCTATTAAAAATATGaatcaatatttgaaaagtatTGAACAAAATgaattgcaatttttttttaattttttacttaGATTTTCAAGCATTAAGCAAGAATATTAAAATAGGATATACCAAGTTATCAGATTATGTGGTTCTAATTGTTAATTTTACCTAAAATTTATTAACTTAttacttataaaattatgttaacaATTCATACAAACATTAAATTGATAAAACTTGCCTACAACAAATAAttgggaaaaaaaattatttgaaaaaatcttttaccaaataaaataatattaagtaTATTTAggcttttaattaaaatttcgtTATACACCTTCAATTATGTTGAGCCACCCCTAAGGGGACGGCGAGGGTTCTTTTTCGATCGTCATTTCGACAGTCCATAAATTATTTTGTTTacaacacacacacaaaaaaaggaTAAATGGTATAGAACTTGATATTTTGACCTCGTGCTTGTTTCAATGGACCAAGTCAAAAGAATATTTTACTATACATTTTCACATTGGTACATTTCGAATATTTTGGTACATGAAATTTTTTGGGGTAACTAATTTTCGATTATACATgaaaaacacacacacatatataagaGATTTATTGTTTTGATGaagtaaaaaaataagagagttaTTGTAAGTCGAAAATCAGGAGTGAACTATAActttatttatgaataggaTAGAATACAATAAGTTTTGCTTTTGTGTTTAAAAATTCatgtaaaatatataaataatttatcaaaactcAGTTAATTGTGTTTACTAAAATTTAGAACTCATacttattttttgtttgttcaTATTACATTCAACTGATTTTTCATTAGACAAAAATCCATGAGAAATAATCTTTTTACCTCCGTAATAAgactaaatatattattattattattattcgaaAATTCAcgaatttaaattttgtatttatcttTGCCTCAAATTACATGGTAAAATGACCCTTGGAAATGTGATGATCAAAAAGTAAGAAGTACAAAGTAGTAAATGTGATGGAGATTGATTGTTGTTGATCCAAACGTAAACTTTAATCCGAAAGAACGTGAACGTGATGCATGGGGTAACTCATGATTTTTAGTTGAAAAGAAGGTTCTACTATTCTCCACAATTTcgatttatttatcttatttttttaatttgattaaaaattattttttaataattttttaattttaactgtCCAACGTATCTTTAATTTAGgatgatttaatttatttatttttattttaaattttatgtcaaataAAAATACGAGAAACCAATTGAAACAGAGAAAaatttgaaacaaaaaaaaggacAGAGACGACAAGTAGGGGCGTTCACAGGTCGATTAttggtcaaaatcaaaatcaaaccaatttaatcgattttaaaattattaaaaccaaaccaaataaaataaaatatatatacatcgaTTT
This region of Solanum dulcamara chromosome 9, daSolDulc1.2, whole genome shotgun sequence genomic DNA includes:
- the LOC129904422 gene encoding uncharacterized protein LOC129904422, producing MDNEVFDSVKFEKAKAISRYNRLQNMMKILQIFEVIVAVVLISWSWTRIPAAVKFSGEILVQVVDYLFKPHVVFLIGNAIVVAIVVLCRQTDAGSNNSVTDDIHGDEIPYSEDHRSTIITSYCGSDVTDLSSASLPETAVSTMEDKQIISSECKVPEMICNDMDTAIIAATKQIQKFKRTQSEKLKRQITANPRRELRRSETEMCRTVVRPGDKQSTVPVEAVDTLSNEDFRLTIEAFIKKNQTFFEKQRLAESEPEKYERIGIEAF